In a single window of the Biomphalaria glabrata chromosome 5, xgBioGlab47.1, whole genome shotgun sequence genome:
- the LOC106059463 gene encoding Rieske domain-containing protein-like isoform X1 gives MAEPIFACTMKDLQQNGDRKRMTIDGKDIFILLHKGQLDSFCYHAGGPLYLGDIKDTSEYSCFVCPWHKYKLTVQSGEGLYYSVNPQDLKSPPQLCSKGAKQRTHVVTRREDRLYITFSYTVKPLGTVESDHYNGLLIK, from the exons ATGGCTGAACCTATATTTGCATGTACAATGAAAGACCTACAGCAAAATGGTGATAGAAAAAGAATGACTATAGATGGCAAAGACATCTTTATATTATTACACAAAGGTCAACTTGATAGTTTTTGTTACC ATGCTGGTGGTCCCTTGTACCTAGGTGATATTAAG gaCACATCAGAATACTCATGTTTTGTTTGCCCAtggcataaatataaattaactgtGCAATCAGGAGAGGGACTGTACTAT TCCGTGAATCCACAAGACCTGAAGTCACCTCCACAACTTTGTTCTAAGGGTGCAAAACAGAGGACACATGTAGTCACCAGACGAGAGGACAGGTTATACATCACCTTTTCCTACACAGTGAAGCCCCTTGGAACCGTCGAGTCTGATCATTACAACGGCTTGTTGAt aaaataa
- the LOC106059463 gene encoding Rieske domain-containing protein-like isoform X2, producing the protein MAEPIFACTMKDLQQNGDRKRMTIDGKDIFILLHKDAGGPLYLGDIKDTSEYSCFVCPWHKYKLTVQSGEGLYYSVNPQDLKSPPQLCSKGAKQRTHVVTRREDRLYITFSYTVKPLGTVESDHYNGLLIK; encoded by the exons ATGGCTGAACCTATATTTGCATGTACAATGAAAGACCTACAGCAAAATGGTGATAGAAAAAGAATGACTATAGATGGCAAAGACATCTTTATATTATTACACAAAG ATGCTGGTGGTCCCTTGTACCTAGGTGATATTAAG gaCACATCAGAATACTCATGTTTTGTTTGCCCAtggcataaatataaattaactgtGCAATCAGGAGAGGGACTGTACTAT TCCGTGAATCCACAAGACCTGAAGTCACCTCCACAACTTTGTTCTAAGGGTGCAAAACAGAGGACACATGTAGTCACCAGACGAGAGGACAGGTTATACATCACCTTTTCCTACACAGTGAAGCCCCTTGGAACCGTCGAGTCTGATCATTACAACGGCTTGTTGAt aaaataa